From Solea senegalensis isolate Sse05_10M linkage group LG16, IFAPA_SoseM_1, whole genome shotgun sequence:
CTTTAATCCTCCTCTCAATGTGCATTATTTACATGTAATTGTAAAATAGTGATGACGTTCTTGCTAATTTCCTCTAAACTTTTAAAGTTTTTCTCAGTCTAACACAACATTTGAAAAAGGATTTGTTAAagacatactgtgtatatatatatatatatatatacacacacacacacgcatactgTGTGCAGTACAATCTAAAATCACCTCCTTGTCTTCCTCTGCCACAGTCGTGACGGTCGGTACGGCGTGCAGCGACAGAGTCAGCTGACCCTCCTCGCTCAGCGTGAAGCACGACGCCTCAAAGTGCTGGGAGCAGAGGCAGGAGTTGAACCGGAGCGAGCCCTCGTCCCTCTGAGCCACCGTCAGCCACTTCTGCCGCTGCTCGGCCTCCTTTGGGAACCTGCAGGAGACCGGAGAACCACAGGGTTCCATGTTGGGTCCCATTGAACTTTCATAAAagactctttatttatttatttgtctgcagtgatgaagtttgtgaaccactaaGATATCTGGCATTTCCTGGAACTTTACATAGACTCGGTCTGACCTGTAGAAGCCGAGCTCTGGGCAGATGTAGCTGGAGGCGTCGCAGCCGTAGGCGAGGCAGAACTGGACGGGCTGTTTGGACGACTCGGCGACACTTTGGCTGCGACACACGGCGCAGTCCTTGATCCAGGTTTTGGTCGCCTCCGTCACACCAACCCAGTAATACATCAACTGAACAGAGACGGGGGGGAGAACCGGAAGGAGATGGTAGAGTTTCTAGAacgactctgtctctgtggacgTGTGAACGTCTCAACTCACCATGATCTCCTTCTTCATCCGGACTTGGCCGGCGTGGTTGTTGTCGTTGTGATAACGGCTCAGAATCTCACGCATTTCCTCGTCGCTCCTGACGACCTTGAGGAGGCGCCCTCGGTACTGTCGCCACAGACAGTCGTCTGCAGAAGACACGGAGGCAAGTTCCTATTTAGTCGCTATAAAATCTTTCAACTGGATAAACCATACAGAACCGGAagaaaactatatatatattttataaatcaaCAGGAGAATTTCTGAAGAATATTCCCTTTAAAGAAATACACCTACTTTAAAAGCTAAgacacagaaaagagaaaatctgGTGGAACAATTGGTTCAGAGACTtattaagataataattacgAGGTTGTAACTGATTATTGTTGCAATTTTTAGAAGCatgaaaataagataaaaacattacaagtgcaagcaaaaataaaaaatataccaTGAACTaacataaaagacaaaattaatccattaaaagacaataaatcttaagttttagaagttttGGAGCAatgaacagacaaaaaaaaaaagaatacaaaataCATTCCACTTGTAATTCACGATAATAGAAATAGCACATACATAAActtcagggctgcaactaaattTTActttctatggagcaaagaaactagaaaatactCACTCAAACCAATCACatcaattataataatagttgAAGATAATTCAGAAATGGagtaataattgataaatcgaTCGATTATCGattttgtgatttaattttctctcttttaactCAAGgaacagtctgtctgtctgtctgtctgtctgtctgtctgtcacacttgtaaacttggcaggtgactgactcggggcaccagtgtgtgcagtgttgacTTTGACGGTGTTTGGATACGAAATGCAACAAATGTTGGTAAAAATGCGACAGATAAATCACTAAACGATCTCTCGCAAAATGTGCCCCCCATCGAACTCTTGCCCATCCTGCCCTCACTCACTAACGCACCTTTGTAGAAGAAGTGTTTGCTGGCAGCTCGGATCCTCGCCTTGGAACTTTTCGACGCGCCCACAGGATATTTCTTGGTGCGCAGAAACAGCTCCACCTTGTCGATCACGTCAAAAGACGGCATCTCTGAGAGCACAGGCAAcgttatatgtatgtatgtatgtttatatatacacatatatatgtatatatatctatagagagggagggacagagagagagagagagagagagatttaagaGACAAAGGTCAAGGGTCAAGGAGAGCATTTTACAGTAAGAAAACCTGGATTTACCTCGACAGTGATCAGTGTTTATCAGCCAGAGCAGGGATGGAGAACTCCCTCAGGAGCCGCTGTTGTACCATAATGATCTATGAAATAACAGTGAAATCCATTTATTGTCTTATATTTTATGAATTAAATTatcaaacaaatgatggacGAACAAACTCTTAATGAAAACAATCACTATTTACAACCTTAAAAAAGATAGGAGTAACAACTTTACTGATAAACAGACATTAGTTTTATATAAACATAACCTCTTAACGTTTTGGACTGTTGTTGGTGAGAAGTGAATTCAtctaaaaacaaatcatataTTCAGTTTAGTACATACAAGTGTCAATTGATCTCTTGATTTACAAATAGAGATCAATACTGAGAATATTCATTTAATGAGAGACTAATTAAATTCACAatttaatggttttaatgttttgaaaattcaattaaaaactaATTGGTTTCCCCACTCCAATAATAATCTAATCGATGATTGTAAACAGTTAATTACGTGCTTATTCAAAACATTATTTGGTTTGTGCAACTAGATTAGTTATATAAAGAGAGATTAATCATTAATAACACTTAAAGATTATTGTCGACCAAATGATCGATTAATgacacacatgctcacagatTATTATCACAATAACACAGATTTCAGATTAATGCCCACAGCTCCTCCACGGTAAACTGTGTCTCACCTCAGAACATGGTTGAGTCCGGTCGACTCAAATCGTCGTTACACCCTCGACAACTTCCGACcacaaaaactacattttccaCGCGTCGGTTGGTCACAAGTGtggtcaaacaaacacacgtacGTCTTTCACGCCCTCTACGTGTTCATATAATTGAGATAAAGTGTTTACTTTTGGGTAAACATCACACCTAGTGTCGCTGGTGCTGTGAGCGTTTACGCTAGCAACAGCAAAGTTGTATCTTCCGGCGCttgacctttcaaaataaaagcggaCGCTCGTTCGTTTTAATCAGCATGCTGCTGAAGTTAAATCTTCTTATTAAACGTGTAAAGATTCACATTAAGACATATAAATGCACtaaaaactttatttagaaACGgtgaaattgattttttttctttattttattgaatatgAATGTATCAGAAAGTAGAATAAAGAAGAAACCAGTATTTTTCAaagatgtttaaatgtatgttttgttacagtcatgtttttaagtgtaatattatataacagtttggttttatttttacttaaatcACGAAATGACTTCTGCCTTCATCTCAGAATGTAGATGggcaggttgtgtgtgtgtgtgtgtgtgtgttcttgtatttgtcacctctttaggacctgtTCTGTCATATACACAGACCTTGACAGGACCAgaatcctcatggagaccaaatccaggtcctaatgaggcagaacctcatttctgaggaagagTTGAGTTGATTaagttattaactggttatggttaaggttagagataatGCTTTGGTTagtgaatgtaagtcaatgagaaaacatgaaaatagagaaatggaaaatatgGTCAAAGTTGAACTGGTTCTATGGTTTTACAGGtgaagtggaaaataaaacaacaaaccagGAATAAAATCTCTGCAGATCCATCACTTTTTAATCTTTCTTCCACTCGACCATGTGAAtgaatacatacacataaattAAAAGACAGCGACAGTTATCTGGTGAACCAGCGGGGGGTCAAAGGTTTAAAAGAACAGCATGGATGTTGTTTTCCACGTGTGACACAGAAAAACTGAAGATGACATGTGATTCTctgatgcaaaaaaaatcccaatGCAATGCATTCTGGGCTTTTTCAACACTAAACATGCcctaaaatggctgccgtgtAAAGGAAAAATCTACATCAGCTTCAGTGTCTAACATGTTCAGAACATACTTGCATCATGAGATCAGccgctcctgtgtccccgtatgccaaaatcactgattttctctatgggctttggtgtgggagagtgagtggtttatgaacttcagttttctgtctgtctaacagtgagataaagatgtgaagtCGTAGACTTAATCTGATGCTGATTTTATGGAGATGAGCgttttgttaaatggctaaaaCCTCCTCTTTCCTTTCCAGCTGTTTCTCAACAAAGTAAGAGCACAAAGTGCAGTATAAACTGTATGCAAGACATTCATACAACCACCCTTCATAAatcctgaactatcactttaaaaaaaacccaaagaggGCCCTGACTGTAATCCCCACCTTTCTCTGTCCTCACATTACCcttcatttgtgtattttaacaaaacaatggcccctgaaataatgaaatcatCATCAGATACAGTCAAATGTAAATCTAAAATATTTCTGAATGTAATGCATTAATGGAAACGTTCAAACCCCAgaaaccaggaggaggaggcagagacaaACCATCACATTTAACATTCATAGAGAATttctatatacacatatctgGACTTTATTTTACACAGCTTTTCCACTCTACACGTGTGAATCTGAGCTCATCTAATAATTATTGTCCGTGAAGCTCAGGTTCACTCACAGTCACGTCAGTAGTCGTTCAAAGGCAGATTCTGGTGTTTCTTTGACAGTTAAACCAGTACAATCTGGTCCTTTAGCGTCGTTCTCTACTGCGAGGGCGAGAACGTCAGGATCATCCACCCGATCACAAAGTAGAAGAGGAACACCGGGTACACCACCAGTGCCTTGCGGTTGGGAGGCTGGCTGTCGGCGAGGAAGGCCGTGGACGCGAAGGTGGACCAGCCGAACGACGCCGTCACCACCACCAGCCGCACGGCGAAGCTGACCGTCCCCGAGCCGCCGATCAGGACGATCCGGCACACGGCCATGGCCACGGTCAGAGGCATGATGCAGTATCCCAACACACAGAGGCTCTGGAAGAAGGAGATGGTGCCGCCCAGCAGCTTAGAGTTGAGGGTGATGACGATGGAGCCGAACCAGATGATGACGAAGACCTAACGCGGAGTCAAGCAGAGAAGAGAGGACACAGGTCAATCACAGGACACAGGTCAGtcagacatgaacatgttcacgtctttatctcactgtgagacagacctttccaacaggaagctgaaagcccacagagaaaatcagtgattttagctcacagggacacaggagctgctggtccactgctgcctcgtgtggtcactttgtgtcactaagataaatctgaacaaagaagtTTTGAGaagtttttgtgttatttgaaatgccaaataacacaaaataacaaatattaaacGTACTGATAGACTCAGCGTGGAGAaatgtcactgattttctctatggactttggtgtgggagagtgagcagcttTCAAAGCAATgcaaactccagtttcctgtcagTAAAGGTTCTTGAACCGCTATAAAGAGCAGCAGACATGGTTTATTAGGTGAGCTCTTTGTTTAGTGGATTAAACCTCAGTAGTGAGGGCTCAGCTGAACTGGTCTGGAACTTCCT
This genomic window contains:
- the yipf6 gene encoding protein YIPF6, producing the protein MAEEASRPFAGLSDVSIPEDIPVEGDISVPVGASRRDDEYSTLDEPVKETILRDLRAVGKKFIHVLYPKRSSALLRDWDLWGPLLLCVTLALLLQGGAADSDDQGGPQFAEVFVIIWFGSIVITLNSKLLGGTISFFQSLCVLGYCIMPLTVAMAVCRIVLIGGSGTVSFAVRLVVVTASFGWSTFASTAFLADSQPPNRKALVVYPVFLFYFVIGWMILTFSPSQ